A single window of Caldicellulosiruptor bescii DSM 6725 DNA harbors:
- the rpmC gene encoding 50S ribosomal protein L29 — protein sequence MKASKIREMTTQELHNELKKLKRELFNLRFQLATNQLENPMRIREVKRTIARIKTIMRERELEQERANKNVK from the coding sequence ATGAAGGCGTCTAAGATTAGAGAGATGACAACACAAGAACTTCATAATGAACTTAAGAAGTTAAAGAGGGAACTTTTCAATTTGAGGTTCCAGCTTGCAACAAATCAACTTGAAAACCCAATGAGAATTCGAGAGGTAAAAAGAACAATTGCAAGAATAAAAACAATAATGAGAGAAAGAGAACTTGAACAAGAAAGAGCAAATAAAAATGTAAAATAA